The sequence TTGCGCACGCCATTGAAAAAGTGGGGCGTTACAGCACGCATTTACACGGAGAGGCGGTGGCAATCGGTATACAAATGGCAAACGCCCTCGCTTGCTATTTAGGGCTACTAGATAACCCCACACAAGAGCGCATTAAAGCCTTGCTGAAAACTTACGGCTTAAATCTGCCCTATAAAATTACGGATTTTGAGGGCTTTTACAAGGATTTACAAATGGATAAAAAGAACAATCAATGTATTTGCTTTATTTTGCCAAAGGGTTTGGGCGCATTTGTGGCGCGTGAGGACATAGACAAATCCACTTTAAAAGAGGCTTTACATGCGTGGCTTTAGTCTATGGCTTTTGCTCTTTAGTGTGCTCTTTGCCACTAGCTCCCAAGAGTTAGAGAGCCAATTAAACGCACTCAATAAAAAGCTAGAAAAGACGGATAGCATATGGCTACAAAAGTATAAAAACTTTGAGGACTATGGCAAAATTTCTTTAGAAATTGCCAAAATCCAAAGCAGCCTCAAAGAACTAGACAGCAACAGCCTAGAGGCAAACACTCTAAAGCATAGCCTGCAAGCCTTGCAACACCAAGAAAAGTTGCTTGAATCCTACAAGAGTAACCCTTTTAAAGGGCTCATAGAAAAGCCCACCATCAACAATATCCCCAATATCAACAACCCTCTAGCCATTGTGACGGGGCTCTCTTACATTAAAGCCCTACACGCCAAATTAGCGATCTTGCAAGCCCACCAAAAAGCCTTACAACAGATTACAAGCACCATAAACGCACGCTTAAAGCTTTTGCAAGAGTTGCAAGCCCTAAAGCCTAAAAAGTGGGAAACCCCCCTTTACCAAGAAAAAGTGAAAAAAATCGAATTTGAGAGCGCACAAAATCTCTTAAAGGCGAGCCTAGATGCCTATATTAAGGACATGGAGGAGACCACACAGGGCATAAAAGCCCAAATTAAAGACCAGCTCTTTAAGCTTTTTTATGTCTTGCTGATTGTGTGCGCCAGCGTGATGCTGGCATGGATGTTAAAGCACCTCAGCCATAAATACCTTTACAACGACGAGCGCGCCTACACGATCAACAAGGCGGTGAATTTCATCAACGCCAATGTGATTGTGCTGATCTTTCTCTTTGCTTATTTAGAAAATGTGTCCTACCTTGTAACGATGCTAGGCTTTGTGGGAGCGGGCTTTGCCATTGCCATGCGCGACTTATTTATGAGCGTGCTCGGTTGGCTCACCATGATTTTAAAGGGGAGTGTGCATGTGGGCGATCGCATCCGGGTGTCTAAAGATGGCAACACCTATGTGGGCGATGTCTTGGACATTTCCATGCTTTACATCACACTATTTGAAGATGTAACGCTTATCACCTACCTTAAAAACAATGGGCAAGCTGGGCGTATTGTCTTCATCCCTAATCATTGCATTTTTAACGGACTGCTCACCAATTACAGCCACTTGGGGCTTAAGAGCTTTTGGGATAGCGTGGAGTTCTTTTTAACCTTTGACTCCAACCACGAAAAAGCCCTACAAATTGCTATCCAGATTGCCACCGAGTTTTCCAAAGAACAAAGCCAAACCACCGCCACACAGCTAGCTAAAATGCGCTCTAAATACGCTTTGCGTAGCATAGACACCGCCCCTAAAGTCTTTTTTATGAGCGAGAAAGAAGGGATGCGCTTGTATGTGTCCTACTTGACAAATGCCTACAACACCCTCCCCTTGCGCTCCACAATCTCCACCACTATCGTGCAAGCCTTTTTAAAGACCAACGACATTTTCTTAAGCCAAGCCCTCAAAGAAGTGCAAAGCAAGCAAGAGTTAGACTAAGCTTACCACCATTGCTTTAATGCGCTCTTGGTAAGCCTTTCTAGCTTGCAAGGCTTCTTGCATACCCACCGCCTTAAAACGCACTTTTTGATTGGGTGCAAATTGCCCGAGCCGATCCAAATCGCAACTAATTAAGGTGCAATACATCGCAAAGCCCCCACCACTAGGCGCGTCCCTTTGTAAAACGATGGGTTCATTGCCCCCGGGGGCTTGCATTGAGCCTACGGGATAACACGCGTCCGTGATATTGCTAGGATTAGCCCCCGCTCCAAAGGGTTGGGGCAAGTCTTTATAAGTGAATTTCTGCCCGTTTTTAAAGCGATAGCCCAGCCTATCTGCCTGCGTAGAAACTACAAAAATATCGTTGAAAAGATTTTTAAGGCTCTCTTCTGTGAG is a genomic window of Helicobacter sp. NHP19-012 containing:
- a CDS encoding mechanosensitive ion channel domain-containing protein — encoded protein: MRGFSLWLLLFSVLFATSSQELESQLNALNKKLEKTDSIWLQKYKNFEDYGKISLEIAKIQSSLKELDSNSLEANTLKHSLQALQHQEKLLESYKSNPFKGLIEKPTINNIPNINNPLAIVTGLSYIKALHAKLAILQAHQKALQQITSTINARLKLLQELQALKPKKWETPLYQEKVKKIEFESAQNLLKASLDAYIKDMEETTQGIKAQIKDQLFKLFYVLLIVCASVMLAWMLKHLSHKYLYNDERAYTINKAVNFINANVIVLIFLFAYLENVSYLVTMLGFVGAGFAIAMRDLFMSVLGWLTMILKGSVHVGDRIRVSKDGNTYVGDVLDISMLYITLFEDVTLITYLKNNGQAGRIVFIPNHCIFNGLLTNYSHLGLKSFWDSVEFFLTFDSNHEKALQIAIQIATEFSKEQSQTTATQLAKMRSKYALRSIDTAPKVFFMSEKEGMRLYVSYLTNAYNTLPLRSTISTTIVQAFLKTNDIFLSQALKEVQSKQELD